The Trypanosoma brucei gambiense DAL972 chromosome 10, complete sequence genome has a segment encoding these proteins:
- a CDS encoding actin-like protein 2, putative, with the protein MSEKLPVVLDNGSGFLKCGFAGSNFPEVFFRTAVGRPVLRQTKMSEGRSSKRKDTQVDPLTKDLVLGDECNGAHHLLDMTFPIHNGVIQNMDDMRYLWKHAFHNLLSVEPEDHSLLISEAPLFSHKDRVKLYEVMFEEFKFPFVQSTPQGVLSLFSNGLQTGVAVECGECVSHCTPIFEGYTIPKANRRVDLGGRNITEFLVRLMQRRGYSFNQSSDFETVRCIKERFCYAAVDPKLEQRLALETTVLEKTFLLPDGSSCSIGQERFEATEALFQPRLIDVECEGISSQLWNCIQATDIDVRSALYSHVVLSGGSTMFPGFPSRIERDMRAAYSERIVKGDPERLSRFPLCVEDPPRRRWMSFLGGAALAAVTAGNHDMWLSKKEWDEGGASAIQARFGV; encoded by the coding sequence ATGAGCGAAAAGCTCCCCGTTGTGCTAGACAATGGGAGTGGCTTTCTCAAGTGTGGTTTTGCGGGGTCAAACTTTCCTGAAGTCTTCTTTCGGACCGCCGTCGGCCGCCCCGTTCTCCGCCAGACTAAAATGAGTGAAGGCAGGagtagcaaaagaaaagatacaCAAGTGGATCCACTGACGAAAGACCTTGTATTGGGTGATGAATGTAATGGTGCTCATCATCTTCTAGACATGACCTTTCCAATACACAATGGCGTCATCCAGAATATGGACGACATGCGTTATCTGTGGAAGCATGCTTTTCACAATTTGCTTTCTGTTGAACCAGAGGATCACAGCTTACTAATATCGGAGGCACCGCTCTTTAGTCACAAAGACCGCGTTAAGTTGTACGAGGTCATGTTCGAGGAATTCAAATTTCCATTCGTACAGTCCACACCCCAGGGAGTCCTCTCGCTGTTCTCCAACGGCCTGCAGACGGGAGTTGCAGTCGAGTGCGgcgagtgcgtgtcgcattGCACACCCATTTTTGAGGGTTATACAATCCCCAAGGCGAACAGACGGGTAGACTTAGGTGGGCGGAATATCACCGAGTTTCTTGTCAGGCTTATGCAGCGGCGCGGATATAGTTTTAACCAAAGCAGTGATTTTGAAACGGTGAGGTGTATTAAGGAGCGGTTCTGCTACGCTGCTGTGGACCCCAAACTGGAGCAGCGACTAGCGCTTGAGACAACGGTGCTAGAAAAGACATTCCTACTACCGGATGGTTCCAGTTGCAGCATCGGACAGGAGCGCTTCGAGGCGACGGAGGCGCTGTTTCAACCACGTTTAATAGACGTTGAGTGCGAGGGCATTTCCTCCCAGCTCTGGAATTGCATTCAGGCCACAGATATTGACGTGCGGTCTGCTCTGTATTCGCACGTTGTACTTTCCGGTGGCTCAACCATGTTCCCCGGTTTTCCCAGTCGTATTGAGCGCGACATGCGAGCCGCCTATTCAGAGAGAATAGTTAAGGGGGACCCAGAGAGGCTCTCTCGTTTTCCACTGTGTGTTGAAGATCCACCTAGGCGTCGCTGGATGTCGTTTTTAGGTGGAGCAGCCCTTGCGGCGGTGACGGCTGGCAATCACGACATGTGGCTTAGTAAGAAGGAGTGGGATGAAGGCGGTGCTTCTGCCATACAGGCCCGATTTGGGGTTTAG
- a CDS encoding actin-like protein 2, putative, (fragment), whose protein sequence is MTFPIHNGVIQNMDDMRYLWKHAFHNLLSVEPEDHSLLISEAPLFSHKDRVKLYEVMFEEFKFPFVQSTPQGVLSLFSNGLQTGVAVECGECVSHCTPIFEGYTIPKANRRVDLGGRNITEFLVRLMQRRGYSFNQSSDFETVRCIKERFCYAAVDPKLEQRLALETTVLEKTFLLPDGSSCSIGQERFEATEALFQPRLIDVE, encoded by the coding sequence ATGACCTTTCCAATACACAATGGCGTCATCCAGAATATGGACGACATGCGTTATCTGTGGAAGCATGCTTTTCACAATTTGCTTTCTGTTGAACCAGAGGATCACAGCTTACTAATATCGGAGGCACCGCTCTTTAGTCACAAAGACCGCGTTAAGTTGTACGAGGTCATGTTCGAGGAATTCAAATTTCCATTCGTACAGTCCACACCCCAGGGAGTCCTCTCGCTGTTCTCCAACGGCCTGCAGACGGGAGTTGCAGTCGAGTGCGgcgagtgcgtgtcgcattGCACACCCATTTTTGAGGGTTATACAATCCCCAAGGCGAACAGACGGGTAGACTTAGGTGGGCGGAATATCACCGAGTTTCTTGTCAGGCTTATGCAGCGGCGCGGATATAGTTTTAACCAAAGCAGTGATTTTGAAACGGTGAGGTGTATTAAGGAGCGGTTCTGCTACGCTGCTGTGGACCCCAAACTGGAGCAGCGACTAGCGCTTGAGACAACGGTGCTAGAAAAGACATTCCTACTACCGGATGGTTCCAGTTGCAGCATCGGACAGGAGCGCTTCGAGGCGACGGAGGCGCTGTTTCAACCACGTTTAATAGACGTTGAG